Proteins encoded in a region of the Orcinus orca chromosome 8, mOrcOrc1.1, whole genome shotgun sequence genome:
- the PRSS23 gene encoding serine protease 23, whose amino-acid sequence MAGTPGLLLLSILLCAVGQVSPYGAHWKPTWPAYRLPVVLPQSTLNLAKPHFGAEAKLEVSSSCGPQCHKGSPLPTYEEAKQYLSYETLYANGSRTETQVGIYVLRSGEGESSGKSRRKRQIYGYDSRFSIFGKDFLLNYPFSTSVKLSTGCTGTLVAEKHVLTAAHCIHDGKTYVKGTQKLRVGFLKPKFKDGGRRANDSSSAVPEKMKFQWIRVKRTHVPKGWIKGNANDIGMDYDYALLELKKPHKRKFMKIGVSPPAKQLPGGRIHFSGYDNDRPGNLVYRFCDVKDETYDLLYQQCDAQPGASGSGVYVRMWKRQQQKWERKIIGIFSGHQWVDMNGSPQDFNVAVRITPLKYAQICYWIKGNYLDCREG is encoded by the coding sequence ATGGCGGGGACCCCAGGgcttctcctcctctccatcctcctctgTGCTGTTGGGCAGGTGAGCCCCTACGGCGCCCACTGGAAACCCACCTGGCCTGCCTACCGCCTCCCCGTGGTCTTACCCCAGTCCACCTTAAACTTGGCCAAGCCACACTTTGGGGCCGAAGCCAAATTGGAAGTGTCCTCCTCGTGTGGCCCCCAGTGTCATAAGGGAAGTCCACTGCCCACTTATGAAGAGGCCAAGCAGTACCTGTCCTATGAAACCCTCTATGCCAACGGCAGCCGCACCGAGACACAGGTGGGCATCTATGTCCTCAGAAGTGGTGAGGGTGAGTCTTCGGGAAAGTCTCGAAGGAAGCGGCAGATTTATGGCTACGACAGCAGATTCAGCATTTTTGGGAAGGACTTCCTGCTCAACTACCCGTTCTCAACATCGGTGAAGTTATCAACAGGCTGTACCGGCACCCTGGTGGCGGAGAAGCACGTCCTCACGGCTGCCCACTGCATACACGATGGGAAAACCTACGTGAAAGGAACCCAGAAACTGCGAGTGGGCTTCCTGAAGCCCAAGTTTAAAGATGGTGGTCGAAGGGCCAACGACTCGAGCTCAGCCGTGCCCGAGAAGATGAAATTTCAGTGGATCCGGGTGAAGCGCACCCATGTGCCCAAGGGTTGGATCAAGGGCAATGCCAATGACATTGGCATGGATTATGACTATGCCCTCCTGGAactcaaaaaaccccacaaaagaaAGTTCATGAAGATCGGGGTAAGCCCTCCCGCCAAGCAACTGCCAGGGGGCAGAATCCACTTCTCCGGTTATGACAATGACCGACCGGGCAACTTGGTATACCGCTTCTGTGATGTCAAAGATGAGACCTATGACCTGCTGTACCAGCAGTGTGACGCCCAGCCCGGGGCCAGCGGGTCCGGGGTCTACGTGAGGATGTGGAAGAGACAGCAGCAGAAGTGGGAGCGAAAAATTATTGGCATCTTTTCCGGGCACCAGTGGGTAGACATGAACGGTTCTCCACAGGATTTCAACGTGGCTGTTAGAATCACCCCTCTCAAATATGCCCAGATTTGCTATTGGATTAAAGGAAACTACCTGGATTGTAGGGAGGGGTGA